The window ttaaaaattaatatttatcaaatatattcattttttatattacagagTTAAACTAAAACACTTTGAGAAGTTTGCAGATACTACTGAAGCTCTTGTAGCTACAACAGCTGCAGTAGAAGGAAAACTTTgtaaatcgttgaaaaaaatacttaaaaaacatTGCAATGAACTTCAAGAACAATTAGCTGTAGCAGATGCGAAACTGGGTAATGCCATAAAAGATAAACTAAGTTTATCTTGTGTCAGTAATACTGCTATACAAGAATTAATGAGATGTATAAGAAGTCAAATAGATAGTTTATTGGCTGGCTTacctaaaaaagaaataacagcAATGGCATTAGGTTTAGCACATAGTCTTTCtagatataaattgaaattttcacctGATAAAATTGATACTATGATAATACAAGCTGTTTGTCTATTAGATGATTTAGATAAAGAGTTAAATAACTATGTTATGCGTTGTCGTGAATGGTATGGTTGGCATTTTCCAGaacttggaaaaattattacagataATATAGCATTTGTTAAAacagtaaaaataattggaactAGAGAAAATACTATAAATTCAGATTTATCTGATATTTTACCAGAAGATGTAgaggaaaaagtaaaagagGCTGCTGAAATATCTATGGGAACTGAAATTTCTgaagatgatattttaaatattcaacattTATGTGATCaggttattgaaatttctcaatataggacacaattatatgattatcttAAAGCAAGAATGATGGCAATGGCTCCAAATTTAACTGTACTTGTTGGAGAATTAGTAGGAGCTCGTTTAATTTCACATGCTGgatctttaattaatcttgCTAAACATCCCGCATCTACTGTGCAAATACTTGGTGCAGAAAAAGCTCTTTTTAGGgcattaaaaactaaaaaagatACACCAAAATATGGTTTAATTTATCATGCACAACTTGTTGGACAATcttcaacaaaaaataaaggaaagatgTCTAGAATGTTAGCAGCAAAGGCTTCATTAGCAACTAGAGTAGATGCATTAGGAGAAGATGGAAACTTTGATCTTGGTGCAGAGCATAAAACTAAGTTAGAAGCACGTTTGAGGATATTAGAAGAAGGGAATCTTCGTAGAATTAGTGGAACAGGCAAAGCAAaagcaaaatttgaaaaatatcatactAAAAGCGAATATATGCAGTATCCTATTGCTGCTGATACAACTCTTCcaagtggaaaaagaaaacattcagaaattgaagataaaaaaccattaatagaagaaattacaaaaccAGATGAAGAAAtacctaaaaaaaagaaaaagaaggaagtcAATACAGATGAACCAATAATTCAACAAATGATTCAATCAGAAGAAGAAGTCCcaatatcaaaaaagaaaaaaaagaaaaataaatcagaagAAACAGCAGAAGATAATAATGTTGAATCTAGCTTTAAatgtgaaaaagaagaagaaaaaatattagtaacaAGTTCTGAAGTATCGGGAggtaagattttatttctctttgcattttataaattttaaatttgtaatatttataattaattataaaatttaagtatttaatataaataaaaaacttttctttattacagaacaaataaaaaaaaagaaaaagaaaaaagataataaagatcAGGAAATTGAAGAGACTACACATACAAATGAAGACATAAATGAAGaagttataaaagaaaagaaaaaaaagaagaaaaagaaatctcaagatgaataaagttttttcagtaaatgtatgcatatatttaaaaaaataattttttcaatcttcttcatcaattgataattatattatatactttataaacttttatgtatatagtatatatacatatatatatatatatatgtatatgtaaagaaaataacaattcaattgtatttcgattatatattttttttttccgtaaatataatgtaattatacaatttagagatgattatataaaaataatagatttcatcgattttaataatcttatgatattttaagattaaaatcctaaataattttatcgatacatTTAACCgtctttgattttaatttcaaaattacaatattagaatattttta is drawn from Apis mellifera strain DH4 linkage group LG5, Amel_HAv3.1, whole genome shotgun sequence and contains these coding sequences:
- the LOC413935 gene encoding nucleolar protein 58, coding for MLVLFETPAGYAIFKLLDENKLTEVENLYHEFETPEAASKIVKLKHFEKFADTTEALVATTAAVEGKLCKSLKKILKKHCNELQEQLAVADAKLGNAIKDKLSLSCVSNTAIQELMRCIRSQIDSLLAGLPKKEITAMALGLAHSLSRYKLKFSPDKIDTMIIQAVCLLDDLDKELNNYVMRCREWYGWHFPELGKIITDNIAFVKTVKIIGTRENTINSDLSDILPEDVEEKVKEAAEISMGTEISEDDILNIQHLCDQVIEISQYRTQLYDYLKARMMAMAPNLTVLVGELVGARLISHAGSLINLAKHPASTVQILGAEKALFRALKTKKDTPKYGLIYHAQLVGQSSTKNKGKMSRMLAAKASLATRVDALGEDGNFDLGAEHKTKLEARLRILEEGNLRRISGTGKAKAKFEKYHTKSEYMQYPIAADTTLPSGKRKHSEIEDKKPLIEEITKPDEEIPKKKKKKEVNTDEPIIQQMIQSEEEVPISKKKKKKNKSEETAEDNNVESSFKCEKEEEKILVTSSEVSGEQIKKKKKKKDNKDQEIEETTHTNEDINEEVIKEKKKKKKKKSQDE